The following are from one region of the Jatrophihabitans telluris genome:
- the rpsA gene encoding 30S ribosomal protein S1 has product MTTTVDPTRITPQVAVNDIGTAEDFLAAIDKTIKYFNDGDIVEGTIVKVDRDEVLLDIGYKTEGVIPSRELSIKHDVDPSEVVSVGDEIEALVLQKEDKEGRLILSKKRAQYERAWGTIEEKKERDEVVEGTVIEVVKGGLIIDIGLRGFLPASLVEMRRVRDLQPYVGKTLEAKIIELDKNRNNVVLSRRAWLEQTQSEVRSDFLNKLAKGQVRSGVVSSIVNFGAFVDLGGVDGLVHVSELSWKHIDHPSEVVEVGQEVTVEVLDIDLDRERVSLSLKATQEDPWRQFARTHAIGQVVPGKVTKLVPFGAFVRVQDGIEGLVHISELAERHVEIPEQVVNVGDDLLVKVIDIDLERRRISLSLKQANEGSLVEENFDPSQYGMEAQYDDKGEYIYPEGFDPETQEWLPGFDEQREAWEKRYAAARERFEAHRKQLEEAQKADAEAATETGDASSYSSEAPAETSGTLASDEALAALREKLAGR; this is encoded by the coding sequence ATGACGACCACCGTCGACCCAACACGCATTACCCCGCAGGTAGCAGTCAACGACATCGGTACGGCCGAGGACTTCCTCGCGGCCATCGACAAGACGATCAAGTACTTCAACGATGGTGACATCGTCGAGGGCACGATCGTCAAGGTCGACCGCGACGAGGTTCTGCTGGACATCGGTTACAAGACCGAAGGTGTCATCCCCTCCCGTGAACTGTCCATCAAGCACGATGTCGACCCGTCCGAGGTCGTTTCCGTGGGCGATGAGATCGAGGCCCTGGTTCTCCAGAAGGAGGACAAAGAAGGCCGTCTGATCCTGTCCAAGAAGCGCGCACAGTACGAGCGTGCATGGGGCACGATCGAAGAGAAGAAGGAACGCGACGAGGTCGTCGAGGGCACCGTCATCGAGGTCGTCAAGGGCGGTTTGATCATCGACATCGGCCTGCGCGGCTTCTTGCCCGCCTCGCTGGTCGAGATGCGCCGGGTCCGTGACCTGCAGCCCTACGTCGGTAAGACGCTCGAGGCGAAGATCATCGAGCTCGACAAGAACCGCAACAACGTCGTGCTGTCGCGGCGCGCGTGGCTGGAGCAGACCCAGTCCGAGGTCCGCAGCGACTTCCTCAACAAGCTGGCCAAGGGCCAGGTCCGCAGCGGTGTCGTTTCCTCGATCGTCAACTTCGGTGCGTTCGTCGATCTCGGCGGCGTCGACGGTCTGGTCCACGTGTCCGAGCTGTCCTGGAAGCACATCGACCACCCGTCCGAGGTTGTCGAGGTCGGCCAGGAAGTCACCGTCGAGGTGCTCGACATCGACCTGGACCGCGAGCGCGTGTCCCTGTCGCTGAAGGCCACCCAGGAAGACCCGTGGCGCCAGTTCGCGCGTACCCACGCCATCGGCCAGGTCGTGCCCGGCAAGGTCACCAAGCTGGTGCCGTTCGGTGCGTTCGTCCGGGTTCAGGACGGCATCGAGGGTCTGGTCCACATCTCCGAGCTGGCCGAGCGCCACGTGGAGATCCCGGAGCAGGTTGTCAACGTCGGCGACGACCTGCTGGTCAAGGTCATCGACATCGACCTGGAGCGTCGCCGGATCTCGCTCTCGCTCAAGCAGGCCAACGAGGGCTCGCTCGTCGAGGAGAACTTCGACCCGTCCCAGTACGGCATGGAAGCCCAGTACGACGACAAGGGTGAGTACATCTACCCCGAGGGCTTCGACCCGGAGACCCAGGAGTGGCTGCCCGGGTTCGACGAGCAGCGCGAGGCGTGGGAGAAGCGCTATGCCGCTGCCCGCGAGCGCTTCGAGGCTCACCGCAAGCAGTTGGAAGAGGCTCAGAAGGCCGACGCCGAAGCTGCGACCGAGACCGGCGACGCGTCCTCCTACAGCTCCGAGGCTCCGGCCGAGACCTCGGGCACGTTGGCCTCGGACGAGGCTCTGGCCGCGCTGCGCGAGAAGCTCGCCGGACGCTAG
- a CDS encoding recombinase family protein — protein sequence MANLVAYLRVSTAGQAEGFGLDLQRRAIERRCATDGHTLAASFEDVGISGTLAAADRPGLTDALNLVASNGADGLITARLDRLARSLTIQEGLLAVVWKNNGQVHTADDGEVMKDDPSDPMRTAMRQIVGVFAELERAMIVKRMSDGRRRRVEVNGPWTSGKGPFGELTRGVPDEREQMVIAKAAELRLEGLTWRAIAEAFNAHPELRPRTAHSWNENSASRMLAPGRVVQRRPVAVETASDAFGLSTDQVARRLRISRASVSQLTPSTVRRLAGRWPLYDAGAVERIAAEYQLDTIYGAGWIGQSTAERLTGCSHRGLAELVVQGRVEARRAFNGYRRYRLTDVNALPAAARLRVRRRGRLNGHQ from the coding sequence ATGGCGAATCTGGTGGCGTATCTCAGAGTCAGCACGGCGGGTCAGGCAGAAGGTTTCGGATTGGACCTACAGCGCCGAGCTATCGAGCGTCGCTGTGCAACTGACGGGCACACGCTCGCCGCATCGTTCGAGGACGTCGGGATCTCAGGCACGCTGGCGGCTGCCGACCGGCCCGGACTCACCGACGCGCTCAATCTTGTCGCTTCCAACGGCGCCGACGGGCTGATCACCGCCCGCTTGGACCGGCTCGCCCGAAGCTTGACCATCCAAGAGGGACTGCTGGCCGTGGTGTGGAAGAACAACGGCCAGGTCCACACCGCCGACGATGGCGAAGTCATGAAGGACGATCCGTCCGATCCGATGCGGACCGCGATGCGGCAGATCGTCGGAGTGTTCGCCGAGCTAGAGCGGGCCATGATCGTCAAGCGCATGTCGGACGGCAGGCGGCGCCGGGTAGAGGTCAACGGGCCGTGGACCAGCGGCAAAGGCCCTTTCGGCGAACTCACCCGCGGCGTCCCCGACGAGCGAGAGCAGATGGTCATTGCCAAGGCTGCTGAGTTACGGCTCGAGGGCCTGACGTGGCGAGCGATCGCTGAGGCATTCAACGCACACCCCGAACTACGCCCCCGGACAGCACACTCGTGGAACGAGAACAGCGCGTCTCGGATGCTGGCGCCCGGACGGGTAGTACAGCGTCGCCCCGTCGCGGTCGAGACTGCATCCGACGCCTTCGGGCTCAGTACCGACCAGGTCGCTCGCCGCCTCCGAATCAGCCGGGCGTCGGTGTCGCAGTTGACGCCGTCGACCGTGCGAAGGTTGGCGGGCCGGTGGCCGCTTTACGACGCGGGGGCGGTCGAGCGGATCGCCGCTGAATATCAGCTGGACACGATCTACGGGGCGGGCTGGATCGGACAAAGCACCGCCGAACGGTTGACGGGCTGCTCCCATCGCGGGCTTGCCGAGCTGGTGGTGCAAGGTCGCGTGGAGGCCCGACGCGCTTTCAACGGCTACCGCAGGTACCGACTGACCGACGTTAACGCGCTGCCAGCGGCAGCGCGCCTACGGGTGCGGCGCCGAGGACGGCTCAACGGTCACCAATGA
- a CDS encoding class I SAM-dependent methyltransferase codes for MGTEGELGTVGVGRREIGPAESAQANRLWWDADAAHYHAEHGSFLGTDDFVWCPERLREDEAQLLGGPGVWHGKRVLEVGSGSAMCSRWLAARGARPIAFDVSFGMLSHDRDDSSGVRLVQADAQHLPFAEDSIDLAFTAYGAVPFVADSAGVMREVARVLRPGGRWVFSTTHPIRWSFPDDPGEEGLTASMSYFDRRPYVEFDTAGTPTYVEHHRTLGDRVRELVAAGFILVDLVEPEWPAELDQDWGGWSPLRGKIIPGTAIFVCERP; via the coding sequence GTGGGCACCGAGGGCGAACTGGGCACGGTCGGGGTCGGACGTCGCGAGATCGGTCCGGCCGAGTCGGCGCAGGCCAACCGCCTCTGGTGGGATGCCGACGCTGCCCACTACCACGCCGAGCACGGCAGCTTCCTCGGGACGGACGACTTCGTATGGTGCCCGGAACGCCTTCGTGAGGACGAGGCTCAGCTGTTGGGCGGCCCGGGAGTGTGGCACGGCAAGCGGGTTCTCGAGGTCGGCTCCGGCTCGGCGATGTGCTCGCGCTGGCTGGCCGCCCGCGGCGCGCGTCCGATTGCCTTCGACGTCTCCTTCGGCATGTTGAGCCACGACCGCGACGATTCCAGCGGCGTGCGCCTCGTTCAGGCCGACGCCCAGCACCTGCCGTTTGCCGAAGACAGCATCGACCTCGCCTTCACCGCCTACGGCGCGGTGCCGTTCGTCGCTGACTCCGCCGGCGTGATGCGCGAAGTCGCGCGCGTACTTCGTCCCGGTGGCCGTTGGGTGTTCTCGACCACCCACCCGATCCGGTGGAGCTTTCCCGACGATCCCGGCGAGGAAGGCCTGACGGCCTCGATGAGTTATTTCGACCGGCGGCCCTACGTGGAGTTCGACACTGCCGGGACGCCGACCTACGTCGAGCACCACCGCACGCTGGGCGACCGCGTTCGTGAGCTGGTCGCGGCCGGCTTCATACTCGTCGATCTGGTGGAGCCGGAGTGGCCGGCGGAGCTGGATCAGGACTGGGGCGGCTGGTCACCGCTGCGCGGAAAGATCATTCCCGGCACGGCGATCTTCGTCTGCGAGCGGCCCTGA
- a CDS encoding DUF3068 domain-containing protein has product MLSSVLVLVGVFCIVLAGLLAFYAPGKALKTPLNLNIKQIATGPAKILNSSTGQVEDTQLIATRRVRTDSSASDSSVTVIQETLCIVKNVGNPPECVDKDDPQARLVSFTTDRVAADRKSAESVNDSKYGENINGAGAKHIGLTYKFPFNAKKQTYKFFDPQSQQSPDAKYLGTDKLLGMSLYKYEAVISNVSLDVGPGIPGTYSDTRTVWVDPKTGTIVKGIEHQVRTLTSGLTALDTTLTFDAASQKYQADFAKNGKRKILLLTVILPIVAFVLGLLALVFGLLLAFRSRPESGRPVQTGEPDRSPEPVGRH; this is encoded by the coding sequence GTGCTGTCTTCCGTCCTGGTGCTCGTCGGGGTGTTCTGCATAGTTCTCGCGGGATTGCTGGCGTTCTACGCGCCGGGCAAGGCCCTCAAGACGCCGCTGAACCTGAACATCAAGCAGATCGCCACCGGCCCGGCGAAGATCCTCAATTCCTCGACCGGCCAGGTGGAGGACACCCAGTTGATCGCGACCCGCCGGGTGCGCACGGACTCCTCGGCGTCGGACAGTTCGGTGACGGTCATCCAGGAAACCCTCTGCATCGTGAAGAACGTGGGCAATCCGCCGGAGTGCGTGGACAAGGACGACCCGCAGGCGCGGCTGGTCAGCTTCACCACTGACCGGGTGGCGGCCGACCGTAAAAGCGCAGAATCGGTCAACGACTCGAAGTACGGCGAGAACATCAACGGCGCCGGCGCCAAGCACATCGGGCTGACCTACAAGTTCCCGTTCAACGCCAAGAAGCAGACCTACAAGTTCTTCGATCCGCAGTCGCAGCAGTCGCCTGACGCCAAGTACCTCGGCACGGACAAGCTGCTCGGCATGTCGCTGTACAAGTACGAGGCGGTCATCAGCAATGTGTCGCTGGACGTCGGTCCGGGGATTCCGGGTACCTACAGCGACACCCGCACCGTGTGGGTCGACCCCAAGACCGGCACGATCGTCAAGGGCATCGAGCACCAGGTCCGAACGCTGACCTCGGGGCTGACCGCCCTGGACACCACGTTGACCTTCGACGCGGCCTCGCAGAAGTATCAGGCTGATTTCGCCAAGAACGGCAAGCGCAAGATCCTGCTGCTGACGGTCATCCTGCCGATCGTGGCTTTCGTCCTGGGTCTGCTCGCGCTGGTCTTCGGACTCCTGCTCGCGTTCCGATCGCGTCCCGAGTCGGGCCGACCGGTGCAGACCGGCGAGCCGGATCGCTCACCTGAGCCGGTCGGGCGACACTGA
- a CDS encoding DUF6582 domain-containing protein — protein sequence MAKDLKAKDRKKLSKKEFALPGKRKYPIPDKAHARNALARVAQNGTPAEEKKVKSAVKKRFPSIGKKKAKKS from the coding sequence ATGGCCAAGGATCTCAAGGCGAAGGACCGCAAGAAGCTGAGCAAGAAGGAGTTTGCCCTTCCCGGCAAACGCAAGTACCCAATCCCGGACAAGGCCCACGCACGCAACGCACTCGCCCGGGTCGCGCAAAACGGCACCCCCGCTGAGGAGAAAAAGGTCAAGTCCGCTGTCAAGAAACGCTTCCCCAGCATCGGAAAGAAGAAGGCCAAGAAGTCCTGA
- a CDS encoding J domain-containing protein — MTKRPDLYAILGVPPSATQAEISHAYRALLHQHHPDTRPQDDESQGAESDTALEQVLAAYAVLHNPARRADYDRQFTTPAHQARRARQQPLNHHGEHSQPPIIAGPVRWHRTH, encoded by the coding sequence ATGACCAAGCGGCCCGACCTCTACGCCATCCTGGGAGTGCCACCGAGCGCCACCCAGGCCGAGATCAGCCACGCCTACCGCGCGTTGCTGCACCAACACCACCCAGACACCCGGCCCCAGGACGACGAATCACAAGGCGCCGAGTCCGACACCGCACTGGAACAAGTCCTCGCCGCCTATGCCGTGCTCCACAACCCGGCCCGGCGAGCCGACTACGACCGGCAATTCACCACACCAGCGCACCAAGCACGGCGAGCACGGCAACAACCACTGAATCACCACGGCGAACACAGCCAGCCGCCCATCATCGCCGGTCCGGTCCGATGGCACCGAACACACTGA
- a CDS encoding acyltransferase family protein, with protein MKPTVRPAGGRFAALDGVRALAAYAVIGTHVGFNSGRTQHPGILGPVLARLDFGVTLFFLLSGFLLYRPFARHSLGLDPRPRVGIFFWRRALRIFPAAWIFVVVTLTWLTTYAVHPTDYLHYLLLIQTYDHHDYDPNLTHLWTLAVEVSFYLLIPAFAWVFGRRSAGPLSAARRQLAACAGLGVVALAFNVIQGQLPISNSQALLWLPGYLDWFALGMLLALLTCIPAELGVWPRLQQNTAAWAQSLGTCWVIALVAFLIATLPVGVPYTLAPATWWQWTAQHYLFGLAAFFFLLPLVLGPANGVTKALGSEIAHELANLSYSVYLWHVPIMLLLQRELGYESFRGHFMTMLVVTIVATTAVAAVSWHLVEQPLLVHFSRGWRGRSAPDRHASTTANTQSS; from the coding sequence GTGAAGCCCACGGTAAGACCGGCCGGCGGACGGTTCGCCGCACTGGACGGCGTTCGAGCGCTGGCCGCCTACGCCGTCATCGGCACCCACGTCGGCTTCAACAGCGGTCGCACCCAGCATCCGGGCATTCTCGGGCCGGTGCTCGCGCGTCTGGACTTCGGGGTGACGTTGTTCTTCCTGTTGTCGGGCTTCCTGCTCTACCGCCCGTTCGCCCGACATTCACTCGGGCTGGACCCGCGGCCCAGAGTAGGAATCTTCTTCTGGCGTCGAGCTCTTCGCATCTTTCCCGCGGCCTGGATCTTCGTCGTCGTGACGCTTACCTGGCTCACCACGTACGCGGTGCATCCCACCGACTACCTGCACTACCTCCTTCTCATCCAGACCTATGACCATCACGACTACGACCCCAACCTGACGCACCTGTGGACCCTGGCGGTCGAAGTCAGCTTCTACCTGCTGATTCCCGCCTTCGCCTGGGTGTTCGGGCGCCGCTCGGCCGGACCGCTGAGCGCCGCCCGCCGGCAGCTGGCCGCGTGCGCCGGGCTGGGCGTGGTTGCGTTGGCGTTCAACGTCATCCAGGGCCAGCTGCCCATCAGCAACAGCCAGGCGTTGCTGTGGCTACCCGGCTACCTGGACTGGTTCGCCCTCGGGATGCTGCTGGCGTTGTTGACCTGCATCCCCGCCGAGCTCGGGGTCTGGCCCAGACTCCAACAGAACACCGCGGCCTGGGCTCAATCGCTCGGTACCTGCTGGGTGATCGCGCTCGTCGCATTCCTCATCGCGACGCTGCCTGTCGGTGTCCCGTACACCTTGGCACCGGCGACCTGGTGGCAGTGGACCGCACAGCACTACCTGTTCGGTCTGGCCGCGTTCTTCTTTCTGCTGCCGCTCGTGCTCGGACCGGCCAACGGGGTGACCAAGGCGCTGGGTTCGGAGATCGCCCACGAACTGGCGAACCTGTCGTACTCGGTGTACCTGTGGCACGTCCCGATCATGCTGCTGCTGCAACGCGAACTCGGCTATGAGTCCTTTCGCGGGCACTTCATGACCATGCTCGTCGTGACTATCGTCGCCACCACGGCAGTCGCCGCCGTGTCCTGGCACCTGGTCGAGCAGCCGTTGTTGGTTCACTTCTCCCGAGGCTGGCGCGGTCGCTCAGCGCCCGACAGGCACGCCAGTACCACTGCGAACACGCAGAGCAGCTGA
- the coaE gene encoding dephospho-CoA kinase: MRRIALTGGIGSGKSTVADLLARRGAIVIDADQIAREVVAVGTPGLTAVINRFGRDLLAADGSLDRPALARLVFADRAALADLNAIVHPLVGARSAELMARVPDGGVAVYDVPLLVENGTVSGWDEVVVVQAPMALRLSRLRGRGLPEDEARNRMARQAGDEQRRQAATILVDNDGTLEELAARVDAAWPQISGETPTSA, encoded by the coding sequence ATGCGCCGGATCGCGCTGACCGGGGGAATCGGCAGCGGTAAGAGCACTGTGGCCGATCTGCTCGCGCGGCGCGGGGCAATCGTGATCGACGCCGACCAGATCGCCCGCGAAGTTGTTGCCGTCGGGACGCCGGGTCTGACTGCGGTCATCAACCGCTTCGGCCGCGACCTGCTTGCCGCAGACGGATCGTTGGACCGGCCGGCGTTGGCACGCCTAGTGTTCGCAGACCGGGCGGCGTTGGCCGACCTGAACGCGATCGTCCACCCGTTGGTGGGAGCCAGGTCCGCCGAGTTGATGGCGCGAGTGCCGGACGGGGGAGTCGCCGTGTATGACGTCCCGTTGCTCGTCGAGAACGGCACTGTGTCTGGTTGGGACGAGGTGGTGGTCGTGCAGGCACCGATGGCGCTGCGGCTGTCCCGACTGCGCGGTCGAGGTCTGCCGGAGGACGAGGCCCGCAACCGGATGGCGCGGCAGGCCGGCGATGAGCAGCGCCGGCAAGCGGCGACGATCCTGGTGGACAACGACGGGACTCTTGAGGAGCTGGCGGCGCGGGTCGACGCGGCGTGGCCACAGATTTCCGGCGAGACGCCGACATCGGCATGA
- a CDS encoding Hsp20/alpha crystallin family protein, with product MLMRTDPFRELDRLTQQVFGTNGTLARPSVMPMDAWRDGDVFHVEFDLPGVNPDSIDLDVERNVVTVKAERPARASDAELIAAERPRGVFSRQLILGDNLDTEHISASYDAGVLTLQIPVAEQAKPRKISVTSKGEDRQAINA from the coding sequence ATGCTGATGCGCACCGACCCGTTCCGCGAACTGGACCGGCTCACCCAGCAAGTCTTCGGCACCAACGGCACGCTGGCCCGTCCGTCGGTGATGCCGATGGACGCCTGGCGCGACGGTGATGTCTTCCACGTCGAGTTCGACCTGCCCGGCGTCAACCCGGACTCGATCGACCTCGACGTCGAGCGCAACGTCGTCACCGTCAAGGCCGAACGCCCTGCCCGCGCCAGCGACGCCGAACTGATCGCGGCCGAGCGGCCGCGCGGGGTGTTCAGTCGGCAGCTGATCCTCGGCGACAATCTCGACACCGAGCACATCAGCGCCAGCTATGACGCCGGCGTGCTCACCCTGCAGATCCCGGTCGCCGAGCAGGCCAAGCCCCGCAAGATCTCGGTCACCAGCAAGGGTGAGGACCGGCAGGCCATCAACGCCTGA
- a CDS encoding GAF and ANTAR domain-containing protein, producing MSEPLDAVQLFARIARDLASQDDYARTMQRIVELSIQLVGADIAALWEINSGGKVALRATTDSASGQELHSILTRIDEGVATSALRDRRTIVMQDLETEQRWPAYVAAVKQRELPIRSATAYPLSLGGADLGALALYSAKPEYFSPDLIDVGGVLADHAGIALDSARTADKAEHLQTALISNRRIGIAIGILMALHRLTETQAFDLLRTASQNNHVKLHEVAEQVIFSGESPQWPPARRRP from the coding sequence ATGTCCGAGCCCCTGGATGCCGTCCAGCTGTTTGCCCGCATCGCGCGGGACCTCGCGAGTCAGGATGATTACGCCCGCACCATGCAGCGGATCGTCGAACTCAGCATTCAGCTCGTGGGCGCCGATATCGCGGCACTGTGGGAGATCAACTCCGGCGGCAAGGTAGCGCTCAGGGCGACGACAGACAGCGCGTCGGGACAAGAGCTGCACTCGATCCTCACCAGAATCGACGAGGGCGTGGCTACCTCCGCCCTCCGCGACCGCCGCACCATCGTGATGCAGGACCTAGAAACTGAGCAACGCTGGCCCGCCTACGTCGCAGCCGTGAAACAGCGGGAGCTTCCGATCCGGTCCGCGACCGCGTACCCCCTTAGCCTGGGCGGCGCTGACCTAGGCGCCCTCGCGCTGTATTCGGCGAAACCGGAGTACTTCAGTCCCGACCTGATCGACGTCGGCGGCGTCCTGGCCGATCACGCCGGCATCGCGCTGGACTCCGCCCGCACTGCGGACAAGGCGGAACATCTGCAGACCGCGCTGATCTCGAACCGGCGCATCGGGATCGCCATCGGCATCCTGATGGCTCTGCACCGCCTGACCGAGACCCAGGCCTTTGACCTACTCCGGACCGCGTCGCAGAACAACCACGTGAAGCTTCACGAGGTCGCCGAACAAGTGATCTTCAGCGGCGAATCACCGCAGTGGCCCCCCGCGCGACGCAGACCCTAG
- a CDS encoding MerR family transcriptional regulator has translation MAQEVQSRISSDGSGVVAGAEPDSARGVYGISVAAELVGTGVQNLRAYEARGLLEPERTEGGTRRYSADDLERLRRIGDLLEAGLNLAGIGMVLNLQDENTQLRAEKEDQQWLPTAPITTASNSPGRSPKRTSSNSKPRSTRG, from the coding sequence ATGGCGCAAGAGGTCCAGTCGAGAATTTCCTCGGACGGGAGTGGTGTGGTGGCCGGGGCAGAACCGGACTCGGCGCGTGGCGTGTATGGCATCTCGGTCGCCGCGGAACTGGTGGGCACCGGGGTGCAGAACCTACGCGCCTATGAGGCACGGGGTCTGCTCGAGCCCGAGCGCACCGAGGGCGGCACCCGCCGCTATAGCGCCGATGACCTGGAGCGGTTGCGCCGCATCGGCGACCTGCTCGAGGCCGGACTCAACCTGGCCGGCATCGGGATGGTGCTGAATCTGCAGGACGAGAACACCCAACTGCGCGCGGAGAAGGAGGACCAGCAGTGGCTGCCAACCGCACCGATCACGACCGCATCGAACTCACCGGGCAGATCCCCGAAGCGGACCTCCTCGAACAGCAAGCCCCGCTCGACCCGAGGCTGA